DNA sequence from the Candidatus Binatia bacterium genome:
CTCCACGCGGAGCGCGCGGAACAGCTCGATCTCGAGGTCGGTGCGCGGCGCGAAGTCGGCGTGGCCCCCCTCGGAGGCGACCGGGATCAGGTCCCCCTGATGGAGCAGCAGCGTGGTCTCGCCGAGCCCCGTTCCCGCCGAGACGATCGCGGCGTTGCCCGGGGCGCCGGGATCGCCCGGGATCAGCGTCACGAGGTCCTCCGGGCCGAGCGCGGCGACGCCGTAGCCCGAGGCCACGAGGTCGTTGATCACGTGCACGCGCGACAGGCTCAGGTGCCGCGCGAGCGCGCGCTCGTCGGCGGGCCACGGCACGTGCGTGCCGACGCCGCGCCCCTCCGCCACGGGGCCCGCGAATCCGATCGAGACGGCGGCGATCGGGCCGTCGTGGCTCGCTCGGAAGGCGTCGATCATGGATTCGAGCGAGGCGAAATCGCCGCTCAGGTAGGTGCGCTCGGATGCGGGAACCCCGATCCGGCCGCGTTCCAGCGAGGGAACCAGGGCGAGCCGGGTCTTGGTGCCGCCGACGTCGGCGGCGAGCACGATGCCTCCGGGCGCCAGGGGGCTCACGCTTCGAGGAGGGCGCGCGCCGCCCGGGCCGCGTCGCGGAAGGCGGCGTTCGGGATGCGGCGCTGGATTTCGCCGACGACCGCGGCCGCGAGCTCCCGGCGGGCGAAGGGGATCGGCGCGACCCGGGCCTGGGGCGCGAGCAGCTCGAGGCGCGCCTCCTCGGCGCGCGCCTCGTGCGTGATGCGCGCGTCCAGCGGGTGGGCGCCCGCGGCCCGCGCGCGCACCTCGCGGATCCGGGCGTCGGGATCGGTCTCCTCCCGCGTGAAGGCAATCTCGGGAGCGCCCCCCTCGGGGGAGCGGAACCGGAAGCGGGCGCCGTCGCGCGAATCAACCTTCCAACGCAGGCGGCTCGCGAGCCAGCCGGCGAGGAGCCAGGCGGAGGAGGGGGGAGCGGCGCCCCCGTGCACGATCGTCACGTCGTGCAGCGCGTGGAGCGCGGGGGCGGCCTCGGGGGCGTCGAAGAGACCAGCCAGGGACGCACGCCAGGGCTCGAGACGCGCCCAGGCGAGGTCGTGCATCGGCGCCCCCTTCCGTCCCGTGCGCTCCCAGACGGCGGCCATCGCCGAGGGCTCCTCCTCGACGCAGCTGTCGGCGACGACGATGTCCGCCAGCCCCGCGAGCGCTTCCGCCCACGGGGGCCGCGGTC
Encoded proteins:
- a CDS encoding glucose-6-phosphate dehydrogenase assembly protein OpcA encodes the protein LADVIADVARRHPARLFRIGPARRAPAEPKRLTARATALCHLREGGGAFVCSEQVLLEYTEETAPLVPSAVRSLLIGDLPVVVLLLTPGPRPPWAEALAGLADIVVADSCVEEEPSAMAAVWERTGRKGAPMHDLAWARLEPWRASLAGLFDAPEAAPALHALHDVTIVHGGAAPPSSAWLLAGWLASRLRWKVDSRDGARFRFRSPEGGAPEIAFTREETDPDARIREVRARAAGAHPLDARITHEARAEEARLELLAPQARVAPIPFARRELAAAVVGEIQRRIPNAAFRDAARAARALLEA
- the glk gene encoding glucokinase, which codes for MSPLAPGGIVLAADVGGTKTRLALVPSLERGRIGVPASERTYLSGDFASLESMIDAFRASHDGPIAAVSIGFAGPVAEGRGVGTHVPWPADERALARHLSLSRVHVINDLVASGYGVAALGPEDLVTLIPGDPGAPGNAAIVSAGTGLGETTLLLHQGDLIPVASEGGHADFAPRTDLEIELFRALRVEFGRVSMERVLSGLGLGNVARVLHAMDGADAALARHLQEAGPEELPAAISGNALAGTCSSCVRSLELFVSVYGAEAGNAALRGLALSGVYLGGGIAPQILPALQGPLFREAFLAKEPHRELLERVPVYVIRTDRSALLGAARYATL